A genomic region of Mycolicibacterium poriferae contains the following coding sequences:
- a CDS encoding prolyl oligopeptidase family serine peptidase → MTDKDAQNGGVTDTAPHDNDPTDPYLWLEDVTGDDALAWVHQHNEPTVAELTGDRFEQLRAEALEVLDTDTRIPYVRRRGDYLYNFWRDATNQRGLWRRTTLDSYCTEKPDWDVVIDVDELARTDDRNWVWAGATVIEPDHDRALISLSPGGSDAAVVREFDMTTRKFVDGGFELDEAKSQTTWADEDTLLVGTDFGEGSLTASGYPRIVKRWRRGQPLEQAETVFSGSPDDVIVAASVDRTPGFERTIISRALDFFNEEVYELRGDELIRIDTPTDASISIHRGWLLIELRTDWYYSLETGVEEYRAGSLLAADYDEFLAGTARLHVVFAPDAHTCLHHYAWTRDRLVVVTLADVASRVEVFTPGTWDSHAVSGLPENTNTSIVAADPHGDEIFLDCSGFDTPSRLLHGAAGGELTEVKRAPSFFDAADLEVTQHFATSDDGTAIPYFVVGHRHRQGPGPTLLGGYGGFEVARTPGYDGVLGRLWLSRGGTYVLANIRGGGEYGPTWHTQAMREGRHLVAEDFAAVARDLVARNITTVAQLGAQGGSNGGLLMGIMLTQYPELFGALVCSVPLLDMRRFHLLLAGASWVAEYGDPDNPDDWAFISKYSPYQNISAERRYPPVLITTSTRDDRVHPGHARKMTAALEAAGHQVSYYENVEGGHAGAADNPQIAFRAALIYEYLWRTLDGS, encoded by the coding sequence ATGACCGACAAGGATGCGCAGAATGGGGGCGTGACCGACACCGCGCCGCACGACAACGACCCGACCGACCCGTACCTGTGGCTCGAGGACGTCACCGGTGACGATGCGCTGGCGTGGGTGCACCAGCACAACGAGCCGACGGTCGCCGAACTGACCGGCGACCGGTTCGAGCAGCTGCGCGCCGAAGCCTTGGAGGTGCTCGACACCGACACCCGGATCCCGTACGTGCGGCGCCGCGGCGACTACCTCTACAACTTCTGGCGGGACGCGACCAACCAGAGGGGCCTGTGGCGGCGGACCACGCTGGACAGCTACTGCACCGAGAAGCCGGACTGGGACGTGGTCATCGACGTCGACGAGTTGGCGCGCACCGACGATCGGAACTGGGTGTGGGCCGGGGCCACCGTCATCGAACCCGACCACGACCGCGCGCTGATCAGCCTGTCGCCCGGCGGCTCGGATGCCGCGGTGGTGCGGGAGTTCGACATGACCACCCGCAAATTCGTCGACGGCGGCTTCGAGCTGGACGAGGCCAAGTCACAGACCACGTGGGCGGACGAGGACACGCTGCTCGTCGGCACCGACTTCGGCGAGGGGTCGCTCACCGCATCGGGCTACCCGCGCATCGTCAAGCGGTGGCGGCGGGGCCAGCCACTCGAGCAGGCCGAAACGGTGTTCTCCGGGTCCCCCGACGACGTCATCGTCGCGGCATCGGTGGACCGCACGCCCGGCTTCGAGCGCACCATCATCAGCCGGGCGCTCGACTTCTTCAACGAAGAGGTCTACGAACTTCGCGGTGACGAACTGATCCGAATCGACACCCCCACCGACGCGAGCATCTCCATCCACCGCGGCTGGCTCCTCATCGAGCTGCGCACCGACTGGTACTACAGCCTCGAGACCGGTGTCGAGGAGTACCGGGCCGGTTCGCTGCTCGCCGCGGACTACGACGAATTCCTCGCCGGCACAGCGCGACTGCATGTGGTGTTCGCGCCCGACGCGCACACCTGCCTGCACCACTACGCCTGGACGCGGGACCGGCTGGTGGTGGTCACCCTGGCCGACGTGGCCAGCCGGGTCGAGGTGTTCACCCCGGGTACCTGGGACTCGCACGCCGTGTCGGGTCTGCCGGAGAACACCAACACCTCCATCGTGGCCGCCGATCCGCACGGCGACGAGATCTTCCTGGACTGCAGCGGTTTCGACACGCCGTCGCGGCTGCTGCACGGGGCCGCAGGCGGCGAGCTGACCGAGGTCAAGCGGGCGCCGTCGTTCTTCGACGCCGCCGACCTGGAGGTCACGCAGCACTTCGCGACCTCCGACGACGGCACGGCCATCCCGTATTTTGTGGTGGGCCACCGGCATCGGCAGGGCCCCGGCCCCACGCTGCTGGGCGGATACGGCGGGTTCGAGGTGGCGCGCACCCCGGGCTACGACGGTGTGCTGGGCAGGCTGTGGCTCTCTCGTGGTGGCACCTACGTGCTGGCCAACATCCGCGGCGGCGGCGAGTACGGCCCCACCTGGCACACCCAGGCGATGCGGGAAGGCCGTCACCTGGTGGCCGAGGACTTCGCGGCGGTGGCGCGGGATCTGGTGGCCAGGAACATCACCACGGTCGCCCAACTCGGCGCACAGGGCGGCAGCAACGGCGGTCTGCTGATGGGCATCATGCTCACCCAGTACCCGGAGCTGTTCGGGGCGTTGGTGTGCAGCGTGCCGCTGCTCGACATGCGCCGGTTCCACCTGCTGCTCGCCGGCGCTTCCTGGGTGGCCGAGTACGGCGATCCCGACAACCCGGACGACTGGGCGTTCATCTCGAAATACTCGCCGTACCAGAACATCTCCGCCGAGCGCCGTTACCCGCCGGTGCTGATCACCACCTCCACCCGGGACGACCGCGTCCACCCCGGGCACGCCCGGAAGATGACCGCGGCGCTGGAGGCTGCCGGCCATCAGGTGTCCTACTACGAGAACGTCGAAGGCGGCCACGCCGGCGCCGCCGACAACCCGCAGATCGCCTTCCGGGCGGCACTGATCTACGAGTATCTCTGGCGGACGCTGGACGGGAGTTGA
- a CDS encoding GGDEF domain-containing protein, whose translation MFEPVAVTGKLGTITPGEQRGLGVKQFRRWWRQPDRHDWLSEYLASRRLLSVFRVSMAVILAVLAVATALVSISPAGRQGGALVVAVGFAGLAVFYAVRWPSRVQSAVFSIAGSVGIAVVAATTAEPQAGLLTCWAFVGLAAYVASFHNPRLLVLNVGVALGTLVACAVRVGVSGDVPLAVATMLLAGGGLMTVPVGGQILVRLLWNDAVSTDPLTGLANRRGFRRSAHVLISEAARTGAASFSVVMIDLDGFKRINDTQGHAVGDRVIVEVATRIREVVGSSGLAARVGGEEFLVAQATPPREVEMLARRLCSAIAASPWGITASLGIAGATVSGAVDGATADIRTLVEAVIANADMAMYEAKRAGGNQIRQSAAAA comes from the coding sequence ATGTTCGAACCGGTCGCTGTAACGGGAAAGCTCGGTACGATCACCCCTGGTGAGCAGCGGGGGCTCGGAGTGAAGCAGTTTCGCCGGTGGTGGCGACAGCCCGACCGGCACGACTGGCTGTCGGAGTACCTCGCGTCCCGGCGGCTGCTGAGCGTCTTTCGGGTGTCGATGGCAGTCATCTTGGCGGTGCTCGCCGTCGCGACCGCGTTGGTGTCGATCAGTCCGGCCGGGCGGCAGGGCGGTGCGCTGGTGGTCGCGGTCGGCTTCGCCGGATTGGCGGTGTTCTACGCCGTGCGCTGGCCGAGCCGGGTGCAATCGGCGGTGTTCTCCATTGCCGGCAGCGTCGGCATCGCCGTGGTGGCCGCGACCACGGCAGAACCGCAGGCAGGTCTTCTGACGTGCTGGGCCTTCGTCGGACTCGCCGCGTACGTGGCGTCTTTCCACAACCCGCGGCTGCTGGTGCTCAATGTGGGTGTGGCGCTCGGCACGCTGGTGGCGTGCGCGGTCCGCGTCGGGGTGAGTGGAGACGTGCCGCTGGCCGTGGCCACGATGCTGCTGGCCGGCGGTGGCCTGATGACGGTACCGGTCGGCGGGCAGATCCTGGTGCGGCTGCTGTGGAACGACGCGGTGTCGACAGACCCGCTGACCGGCCTGGCGAATCGGCGGGGTTTCCGCCGGTCGGCCCACGTGCTCATCTCCGAGGCGGCACGCACCGGTGCAGCGTCGTTCAGTGTGGTGATGATCGACCTGGACGGCTTCAAGCGCATCAACGACACCCAGGGCCATGCCGTCGGCGACCGGGTGATCGTCGAGGTCGCGACCAGGATCCGGGAGGTCGTCGGGTCGAGCGGGCTCGCCGCGCGGGTCGGTGGTGAGGAGTTCCTGGTCGCCCAGGCCACGCCACCCCGCGAGGTCGAGATGCTCGCGCGGCGCCTCTGTTCGGCCATCGCGGCCTCGCCATGGGGCATCACTGCAAGCCTCGGCATCGCCGGCGCCACAGTGAGCGGGGCAGTGGACGGGGCGACCGCCGACATCCGCACCCTCGTCGAGGCGGTCATCGCCAACGCCGACATGGCGATGTACGAGGCGAAGCGGGCCGGCGGCAACCAGATCCGCCAGTCCGCCGCCGCTGCGTAG
- a CDS encoding flavin-containing monooxygenase, with protein sequence MTSTLDPQTAPDVTPAQRVDAWLADFEAALAVRDIDRVAGMFAVDSFWRDLVSFTWNLKTMEGREQITDMLTTRLAGTDPSGFRARETPTEDEGVTTAFIEFETAVGRGVGHLRLKDEDGQPRAWTLLTALQELKGHEEPKGPSRVLGAVHGDDPDPRSWAEKRAEEQAELGRSIQPYALVIGGGQGGIALGARLRQLGVPAIIVDKHERPGDQWRKRYKSLCLHDPVWYDHLPYLPFPANWPVFAPKDKIGDWLEFYTRVMEVPYWSKTTCTSASFDEETNRWTVEVDRDGEKLTLHPTQLVLATGMSGKPNIPTLPGQDLFRGDQHHSSAHPGPDAYVGRKAVVIGSNNSAHDICKALYENGVDVTMVQRSSTHIVKSDTLMDIGLGDLYSERALAAGMTTEKADLTFASLPYRIMHEFQIPLYDQMRERDKEFYDRLEAAGFELDWGADGSGLFMKYLRRGSGYYIDVGACDLVADGRIKLAHGQVDHLTETAVVLADGTELAADVVVYATGYGSMNGWAADLIGQDVADRVGKVWGLGSDTPKDPGPWEGEQRNMWKPTQQPNLWFHGGNLHQSRHYSLYLALQLKARYEGIPTPVYGLADVHHLS encoded by the coding sequence ATGACTTCCACTCTCGATCCGCAGACCGCTCCCGATGTGACTCCCGCCCAGCGTGTCGACGCCTGGCTGGCCGACTTCGAGGCCGCCCTTGCCGTACGCGACATCGACCGGGTCGCCGGCATGTTCGCCGTCGACAGCTTCTGGCGTGACCTGGTGTCGTTCACCTGGAACCTCAAGACGATGGAGGGCCGCGAGCAGATCACCGACATGCTCACCACGCGCCTTGCCGGCACCGACCCGTCCGGCTTCCGCGCCCGGGAGACACCCACCGAGGACGAGGGCGTGACCACGGCGTTCATCGAGTTCGAGACCGCCGTCGGCCGTGGGGTCGGGCACCTGCGACTCAAGGACGAGGACGGGCAGCCCCGCGCATGGACGCTGCTCACCGCGCTGCAGGAACTCAAGGGCCACGAGGAGCCCAAGGGCCCGAGCCGGGTGCTCGGCGCGGTGCACGGCGACGATCCCGACCCTCGGTCGTGGGCGGAGAAACGCGCCGAGGAGCAGGCCGAGCTCGGCCGCAGCATCCAGCCCTACGCCCTGGTGATCGGCGGCGGCCAGGGCGGCATCGCGCTGGGGGCGCGGTTGCGCCAGCTCGGCGTGCCCGCGATCATCGTCGACAAGCACGAACGGCCCGGCGACCAGTGGCGCAAGCGGTACAAGTCGCTGTGTCTGCACGACCCGGTGTGGTACGACCACCTGCCCTATCTGCCGTTCCCGGCCAACTGGCCGGTGTTCGCGCCGAAGGACAAGATCGGCGACTGGCTGGAGTTCTACACCCGCGTCATGGAGGTGCCGTACTGGTCGAAGACCACCTGCACGTCGGCCTCCTTCGACGAGGAGACCAACCGGTGGACCGTCGAGGTGGACCGCGACGGTGAGAAGCTGACGCTGCACCCCACCCAACTGGTACTGGCCACCGGGATGTCGGGCAAGCCGAACATCCCCACGCTGCCGGGTCAGGACCTCTTCCGCGGTGACCAGCACCATTCGTCGGCCCATCCCGGACCGGACGCCTACGTCGGCCGCAAGGCGGTGGTGATCGGTTCCAACAACTCGGCCCACGACATCTGCAAGGCCCTCTACGAGAACGGCGTCGACGTCACGATGGTGCAGCGCTCGTCGACCCACATCGTCAAATCGGACACGCTGATGGACATCGGGCTCGGCGACCTGTATTCCGAACGCGCACTGGCCGCGGGCATGACCACCGAGAAGGCGGACCTGACGTTCGCGTCGCTGCCGTACCGGATCATGCACGAATTCCAGATCCCGCTGTACGACCAGATGCGCGAACGCGACAAGGAGTTCTACGACCGCCTCGAGGCGGCGGGTTTCGAACTCGACTGGGGTGCAGACGGTTCCGGATTGTTCATGAAATACCTGCGCCGCGGCTCGGGCTACTACATCGACGTCGGCGCCTGCGACCTGGTCGCCGACGGCCGGATCAAGCTCGCCCACGGACAGGTCGACCATCTGACCGAGACCGCGGTGGTGCTGGCCGACGGCACCGAACTGGCCGCCGACGTCGTGGTCTACGCCACCGGATACGGCTCGATGAACGGCTGGGCCGCCGATCTGATCGGCCAGGACGTCGCCGACCGGGTGGGCAAGGTGTGGGGCCTGGGCAGCGACACCCCCAAGGATCCCGGGCCGTGGGAGGGCGAGCAGCGCAACATGTGGAAGCCCACCCAGCAGCCCAACCTGTGGTTCCACGGCGGCAACCTGCACCAGTCCCGGCACTACTCGCTGTACCTGGCGCTGCAGCTCAAAGCCCGCTACGAAGGCATCCCCACCCCGGTCTACGGCCTGGCCGACGTGCACCACCTGAGCTGA
- a CDS encoding 2,3-butanediol dehydrogenase: MKAAVYYGPNKLEIDDVPEPDPRPGTVKLLVGYNGICGTDLHEYYAGPIFVPTEPHPLTGAQLPLTMGHEFSGTITAVGDGVTGWSEGDRVAVEPVYRCGTCAPCRAGNYNVCAQIGFHGLMSDGGMAEFSIVPTEMLHRLPDSVGLELGALVEPMSVAYHAATLGDVSAGDTAVVFGAGPIGIGLWFALRGKGLEDVFVVEPSPTRRAAIEALGATTLDPGGADVPAFIAEHTRGAGADAVFDAAGVTPAVATALACVGSRKPMVSVAIYEKPLETPLLNLVMNESRIQGSLCYTGADFEAVIALMAQGAYDTTGWVTRISLDDVIDEGFEALHAGTKMKVLVDPNEGK, from the coding sequence ATGAAAGCAGCTGTCTACTACGGACCGAACAAGCTCGAGATCGACGACGTGCCCGAACCCGACCCCAGGCCCGGCACCGTCAAGCTGCTGGTCGGCTACAACGGCATCTGCGGTACCGACCTGCACGAGTACTACGCCGGGCCGATCTTCGTGCCCACCGAACCGCACCCGCTGACCGGGGCGCAGCTGCCGCTGACCATGGGCCACGAGTTCTCCGGCACCATCACCGCCGTCGGCGACGGCGTGACCGGGTGGAGCGAGGGCGACCGGGTCGCGGTCGAGCCGGTGTACCGGTGCGGAACCTGCGCACCGTGCCGGGCCGGCAACTACAACGTGTGTGCGCAGATCGGGTTCCACGGACTGATGTCCGACGGCGGCATGGCCGAGTTCAGCATCGTGCCGACCGAGATGCTGCACCGGCTGCCCGACAGCGTCGGGTTGGAACTCGGCGCGCTCGTCGAGCCGATGTCGGTGGCCTACCACGCCGCCACGCTGGGTGATGTCTCCGCCGGCGACACCGCGGTGGTGTTCGGTGCCGGACCCATCGGGATTGGCCTGTGGTTCGCACTGCGCGGCAAGGGCCTCGAGGACGTCTTCGTCGTCGAACCGTCACCGACGCGCCGTGCCGCGATCGAGGCGCTCGGCGCCACGACACTGGATCCGGGCGGTGCAGACGTCCCCGCCTTCATTGCCGAGCACACGCGGGGCGCCGGGGCGGACGCCGTGTTCGACGCCGCCGGGGTGACCCCGGCGGTGGCCACCGCGCTGGCCTGTGTCGGCTCTCGCAAGCCGATGGTCAGCGTCGCGATCTACGAGAAACCCTTGGAGACACCGCTGTTGAACCTCGTCATGAACGAGTCCCGGATCCAGGGCTCGCTGTGTTACACCGGCGCCGACTTCGAAGCGGTGATCGCGCTGATGGCCCAGGGCGCCTACGACACCACCGGGTGGGTGACCCGCATCTCGCTCGACGACGTGATCGACGAAGGGTTCGAGGCGCTGCACGCCGGCACGAAGATGAAGGTTCTGGTCGACCCGAACGAAGGGAAATAG
- a CDS encoding acetoin reductase translates to MALDGRVALVTGAARGIGRGIALRLARDGAAVALVDTRADGIERVAGEIAEIGSKATTFVADVSDREQVFAAVDHAAAALGGFDIMVNNAGIALVGPVGEVTPEEANRVWAINVNGVLWGIQAAVAKFKELDNQQEGKISKIINASSIAGHDGFGMLGVYSASKFAVRALTQAAAKEHAADGITVNAYCPGVVGTDMWVEIDKRFAELTGAAEGETYDKFVGGIALGRAETPEDVAGFVSYLAGPDADYMTGQAGLIDGGLVYR, encoded by the coding sequence ATGGCTCTCGACGGCAGGGTCGCGTTGGTGACCGGTGCGGCCCGCGGTATCGGCCGTGGCATCGCGTTACGGCTGGCTCGCGACGGTGCGGCGGTGGCGCTGGTGGACACCCGGGCCGACGGCATCGAGCGCGTCGCCGGTGAGATCGCCGAGATCGGCAGCAAGGCAACGACGTTCGTCGCCGACGTCAGTGACCGCGAGCAGGTGTTCGCCGCCGTGGACCATGCTGCCGCTGCACTGGGCGGTTTCGACATCATGGTCAACAACGCCGGTATCGCGTTGGTCGGGCCGGTCGGTGAGGTGACGCCGGAGGAGGCGAACCGGGTCTGGGCGATCAACGTCAACGGGGTGCTGTGGGGCATCCAGGCCGCGGTGGCGAAGTTCAAAGAGCTGGACAACCAGCAAGAAGGAAAGATCAGCAAGATCATCAACGCGTCGTCGATCGCCGGCCACGACGGGTTCGGCATGCTCGGGGTGTACAGCGCGTCGAAGTTCGCGGTGCGCGCGCTGACCCAGGCCGCCGCCAAAGAACACGCCGCCGACGGCATCACCGTCAACGCCTACTGCCCGGGCGTGGTGGGCACCGACATGTGGGTCGAGATCGACAAGCGGTTCGCCGAACTGACCGGTGCCGCCGAAGGCGAGACCTACGACAAGTTCGTCGGCGGCATCGCGCTGGGCCGCGCCGAGACCCCCGAGGACGTCGCCGGCTTCGTGTCCTACCTGGCCGGACCCGACGCCGACTACATGACCGGACAGGCGGGTCTGATCGACGGCGGTCTGGTCTACCGCTGA
- a CDS encoding helix-turn-helix domain-containing protein → MPSYGGSPPVPEPAVAVGEDPRSYARLMSAVYDATMAGHRAPARPRDVIGQSWQRMMARGMHERVADEHAEPVVEAGALETLRRSSGLLEVLGEISHGLESLVADGENILVVADAQGRVLWRSGSPSVLHNADRLGFVEGANWGEGAVGTNAIGTALVSQRAVQVFSAEHFLRSHHAWTCAGAPIRDPRTGHVLGVVDVSGPAATVHPTTIALVDAVARLAESHLRAEHDRTLNRLRALAAPILARLDAPALAVDTEGWVAAVDAMPLHNRILLPEHLGPGKVWLATLGMCAVEPLPGGWLVRLAGDSGSGDEDGPAVSRVTVDLSNPDRPSLCLAGEFGSWRHDLSLRHAEILCVLADSPQGRTAPQLADDLYGDRSRVVTVRVEMSRLRKQFAGLLAAQPYRFAGTVELDVRYPTDRRMLLPPSTAPAIRALRDAAEAGT, encoded by the coding sequence ATGCCCAGCTATGGAGGCAGTCCGCCCGTGCCTGAGCCCGCGGTCGCCGTCGGTGAGGATCCGCGCAGTTATGCGCGGCTGATGTCGGCGGTCTACGACGCGACGATGGCCGGCCACCGGGCCCCGGCGCGGCCGCGGGACGTCATCGGGCAGAGCTGGCAGCGGATGATGGCGCGCGGGATGCACGAGCGGGTGGCCGACGAGCACGCCGAGCCGGTCGTCGAGGCCGGCGCGCTGGAGACGTTGCGCCGGTCCTCCGGGCTGCTCGAGGTGCTCGGCGAGATCTCGCACGGGCTGGAGTCCCTGGTCGCCGACGGCGAGAACATTCTCGTCGTCGCCGACGCGCAGGGCCGGGTGCTGTGGCGCAGCGGCTCGCCGTCGGTGCTGCACAACGCCGACCGGCTGGGTTTCGTCGAGGGCGCCAACTGGGGCGAGGGCGCCGTCGGCACCAACGCGATCGGCACGGCGCTGGTCTCCCAGCGTGCGGTGCAGGTGTTCTCCGCAGAGCACTTCCTGCGCAGCCACCACGCGTGGACGTGCGCGGGGGCACCCATCCGCGACCCTCGTACCGGACATGTTCTGGGTGTCGTCGACGTCTCCGGTCCCGCCGCGACCGTGCACCCGACGACCATCGCGCTGGTGGACGCCGTGGCGCGGCTGGCCGAATCGCACCTGCGCGCCGAGCACGACCGCACGCTGAACCGGCTGCGAGCGCTGGCCGCGCCGATCCTCGCCCGGTTGGATGCTCCCGCGCTGGCCGTCGACACCGAGGGCTGGGTGGCCGCCGTCGACGCGATGCCGTTGCACAACCGGATCCTGTTGCCCGAGCACCTGGGGCCCGGGAAGGTGTGGCTGGCGACGCTGGGCATGTGTGCCGTCGAGCCGCTGCCGGGCGGCTGGCTGGTGCGGCTGGCGGGTGACTCCGGAAGCGGCGACGAGGACGGTCCCGCTGTGTCGCGGGTGACCGTGGATCTGAGCAACCCGGACCGGCCGTCGCTGTGCCTGGCCGGCGAGTTCGGCTCCTGGCGGCACGACCTGTCGCTGCGGCACGCCGAGATCCTGTGTGTGCTGGCCGATTCGCCCCAGGGCCGCACCGCTCCGCAACTGGCCGACGATCTGTACGGCGACCGTTCCCGGGTGGTCACCGTGCGGGTGGAGATGTCGCGGCTGCGCAAGCAGTTCGCCGGACTGCTCGCCGCCCAGCCGTACCGCTTCGCCGGCACGGTCGAGCTGGACGTGCGCTATCCGACCGACCGCCGGATGCTGTTGCCGCCGTCGACGGCCCCGGCGATCCGGGCCCTGCGGGACGCGGCCGAAGCCGGGACCTAG
- a CDS encoding DUF5134 domain-containing protein encodes MFTLADTPAKFVVLLALFAWCTVWCTYELTRRQDARQRISNAAHLAMAVVMLLMVARPTWAALTALVPTSALVAAFAVGTAWFGWLAVDGFRAADRRAGLHFCGHAAMFAAMTWHLAAMAVKAQHATGHPGMSHGGMAHGGMAHGGMAHGGMGYGTSGHGAQPGTTMWVFALIGVPLMTYLLAASVTAIREVTRPRMAELEQATTGAGPAVLAPAGPERGCHEVRAVGSTAHRLAASCDFAMNFGMFWMSTGLLVPILPFFTVFAF; translated from the coding sequence ATGTTCACGCTCGCCGATACGCCGGCCAAGTTCGTGGTCCTGCTCGCGCTGTTCGCGTGGTGCACCGTGTGGTGTACCTACGAGCTGACCCGCCGACAGGACGCCCGGCAGCGCATCTCCAATGCCGCCCATCTCGCGATGGCGGTCGTGATGCTGCTGATGGTGGCCAGACCGACCTGGGCGGCGCTCACGGCGCTCGTACCCACCTCGGCACTGGTGGCGGCGTTCGCCGTGGGGACCGCGTGGTTCGGCTGGCTGGCGGTGGACGGCTTCCGCGCCGCCGACCGTCGCGCCGGTCTGCACTTCTGCGGGCACGCGGCCATGTTCGCCGCGATGACCTGGCATCTGGCCGCGATGGCGGTGAAAGCGCAGCACGCCACGGGGCACCCGGGCATGAGTCACGGCGGCATGGCTCACGGCGGCATGGCTCACGGCGGCATGGCTCACGGCGGCATGGGTTACGGCACCTCGGGGCACGGAGCGCAACCCGGAACGACGATGTGGGTGTTCGCGCTGATCGGTGTGCCGTTGATGACCTACCTGCTGGCCGCCAGCGTCACCGCGATCCGGGAGGTCACCCGCCCGCGCATGGCGGAGCTCGAGCAGGCCACCACGGGCGCCGGGCCGGCTGTGCTCGCGCCGGCCGGACCCGAGCGAGGTTGCCACGAAGTCCGTGCGGTCGGCAGCACGGCGCACCGGCTCGCCGCCTCGTGCGACTTCGCGATGAACTTCGGCATGTTCTGGATGAGCACCGGTCTGCTGGTGCCGATCCTGCCGTTCTTCACGGTGTTCGCCTTCTAG
- a CDS encoding DUF779 domain-containing protein yields MDAPNRALVTEAAAELLRTLQGRHGALMFHQSGGCCDGSSPMCYPDGDFVVGDRDVLLGVLDVGDGVPVWISGPQFEAWKHTQLVIDVVPGRGGGFSLEAPEGMRFLSRGRAFTDDENRALEQAAPVTGADYERGVRPPSHGTRVVSEGDAEFDAVCPLPQG; encoded by the coding sequence ATGGACGCACCGAACCGGGCACTGGTGACCGAGGCCGCGGCCGAACTGCTGCGCACCCTGCAGGGCAGACATGGAGCGTTGATGTTCCACCAGTCCGGCGGCTGCTGTGACGGGTCGTCGCCGATGTGCTACCCCGACGGCGATTTCGTGGTGGGGGACCGTGACGTACTGCTGGGGGTCCTCGACGTCGGCGACGGGGTGCCGGTGTGGATCTCCGGTCCGCAGTTCGAGGCGTGGAAGCACACCCAGCTGGTGATCGACGTGGTGCCGGGTCGCGGCGGCGGGTTCAGCCTGGAGGCCCCCGAGGGAATGCGATTCCTGTCCCGGGGGCGGGCGTTCACCGACGACGAGAACCGGGCCCTCGAACAGGCCGCTCCCGTGACCGGCGCGGACTACGAGCGCGGGGTGCGTCCACCGAGCCACGGCACCCGGGTGGTGTCGGAGGGGGATGCCGAGTTCGACGCCGTGTGTCCGTTGCCGCAGGGGTAG